Proteins found in one Nostoc sp. NIES-3756 genomic segment:
- a CDS encoding MotA/TolQ/ExbB proton channel family protein, which produces MDIIDLFYKGGPAMWPLLALSILSLSVIFERLWFWLRIFSQEKAIVDRVLDAAHDNWEIAADIAREATDQPIGRFLYAPLHLQKTDAETFRLALESSAEDELAGMRRGEKLLEAVIALAPLLGLLGTVLGLIQSLRSIRIGDLGTESAAGVTTGIGESLISTAAGLIVAIVSLVFYRLFQSFVVNQVKVFRKAGNELELLYRQSPPDLSNSPSVITRDSLPSTTSRGKFSPPPEPPSLT; this is translated from the coding sequence GTGGATATTATAGATTTGTTTTACAAGGGCGGGCCAGCAATGTGGCCTTTACTGGCTCTGTCGATTTTATCTTTAAGTGTGATTTTTGAGCGTCTTTGGTTCTGGTTAAGGATTTTCTCGCAAGAAAAGGCGATCGTTGACCGCGTTTTAGATGCAGCTCATGATAATTGGGAAATAGCTGCGGATATTGCAAGAGAGGCTACAGACCAACCAATTGGTCGATTCCTCTACGCTCCCTTACATTTACAAAAAACTGACGCAGAAACATTTCGATTAGCGCTGGAGTCCTCAGCAGAAGATGAATTAGCAGGGATGCGACGGGGTGAAAAGCTGTTAGAGGCTGTCATTGCTCTTGCACCTCTACTCGGACTATTAGGTACAGTTTTAGGTTTAATTCAGTCTTTGCGCTCAATTCGCATCGGTGATTTGGGGACTGAATCTGCGGCTGGGGTAACTACTGGTATTGGTGAATCCTTAATTAGTACGGCAGCAGGGTTAATAGTTGCCATTGTTAGTTTAGTATTTTACCGATTATTTCAAAGTTTTGTTGTCAATCAAGTCAAAGTCTTTCGTAAAGCAGGGAATGAACTAGAGTTGCTATATCGCCAGTCTCCCCCAGATTTGAGCAACAGCCCGTCAGTAATTACTCGTGATAGTTTACCCAGTACGACAAGTAGAGGTAAGTTTTCACCACCTCCTGAACCACCAAGTTTAACTTAA
- a CDS encoding ExbD/TolR family protein: MKVNLHTPVEEVQIQIIPLIDVVFCILTFFLLAALQFTRQQAINVDLPKASNSTAASINSAGGNLIVTIDAVGNTYVEKQQVTRDSLVLALKQYVQANPNGVLVLNASRTATYNDVIETLDLLRQVGGDRVSLGIIPTSAQLQPSIPNFPINPGIAPIPNTEAVPGINPPPSDLNPNLPTDPNQPPTGQGNPLNPGVPPVVPQVPVAPGSISPAPQR; encoded by the coding sequence ATGAAAGTTAATTTACATACTCCAGTAGAAGAAGTACAGATTCAAATCATTCCGTTAATAGATGTTGTTTTTTGTATTTTGACGTTCTTTTTGTTAGCCGCTTTACAATTTACTCGACAGCAAGCTATCAATGTTGATTTGCCAAAAGCAAGTAATAGTACAGCCGCCAGTATAAATTCAGCAGGTGGTAACTTAATTGTTACTATTGATGCTGTAGGCAATACTTATGTAGAAAAACAACAGGTCACAAGAGATAGTTTGGTACTAGCTTTGAAACAGTACGTGCAAGCTAACCCTAATGGTGTCCTGGTACTCAACGCTTCACGCACAGCCACTTATAACGATGTCATTGAGACATTAGATTTACTGCGACAAGTGGGAGGCGATCGCGTATCCTTAGGAATTATCCCTACTTCTGCTCAACTCCAACCCAGTATTCCTAATTTTCCTATTAATCCTGGCATAGCACCTATACCCAACACTGAAGCAGTCCCAGGAATTAATCCTCCACCCAGCGACCTCAATCCCAACTTACCTACAGATCCTAATCAACCCCCAACCGGACAAGGTAATCCTCTAAACCCAGGCGTTCCTCCAGTAGTTCCCCAAGTTCCTGTAGCACCAGGTAGTATTAGTCCTGCACCGCAACGTTGA
- a CDS encoding phage holin family protein — MNEILTLLIVWIVTSVSLLIISKLPLGVEVDTPKKALISAAVLGIVTAIIRPILRLIFAVPDILTFNLLSGFFTFMIAVVCFSIAAWLVDGFRLRFGIWSAVLGAFALTLINSLIYKLLGL; from the coding sequence ATGAACGAAATTTTGACGCTACTAATTGTTTGGATAGTTACATCTGTCAGCTTGTTGATTATCAGTAAGTTGCCTTTAGGTGTTGAAGTTGACACTCCAAAAAAAGCATTAATTTCTGCTGCTGTTCTGGGTATTGTGACGGCAATAATCAGACCAATTTTACGCTTAATATTTGCCGTTCCCGATATACTCACTTTTAACTTACTATCGGGTTTTTTCACATTTATGATTGCCGTCGTCTGCTTTAGTATTGCAGCTTGGTTGGTCGATGGCTTCCGCTTGCGCTTCGGAATTTGGAGTGCTGTGTTAGGCGCTTTTGCCCTAACTTTAATTAACAGCTTAATCTATAAGTTGTTAGGGCTATAA
- the psb29 gene encoding photosystem II biogenesis protein Psp29, translating into MNNVRTVSDTKRTFYALHTRPINTIYRRVVEELMVEMHLLSVNVDFSYNPVYALGVVTTFDRFMQGYQPERDKESIFNAICQAVEQDPQRYRQDAERLQAVAQSLSANDLIAWLSQAHHLEQDADLQAQLQAIANNNSFKYSRLFAIGLFTLLELSNPDLVKDEKQRTEALKTIAAGLHLSDDKVTKDLDLYRSNLDKMTQALAVMADMLSADRKKREQRQQQASTSVAPPNE; encoded by the coding sequence GTGAATAACGTCCGCACTGTCTCTGATACTAAGCGAACCTTTTACGCTCTGCACACCCGACCGATTAATACAATATATCGTCGGGTAGTAGAGGAATTGATGGTAGAAATGCACCTGCTGTCAGTAAATGTCGATTTTAGCTACAATCCCGTTTATGCCTTGGGTGTTGTCACAACCTTTGACCGCTTCATGCAAGGCTATCAACCAGAACGAGATAAAGAATCTATATTTAATGCTATCTGCCAAGCTGTAGAGCAAGATCCACAACGCTATAGACAAGATGCCGAAAGGTTGCAAGCTGTAGCTCAAAGCTTATCAGCTAATGATCTTATAGCGTGGCTAAGTCAAGCTCATCATTTAGAGCAGGACGCTGACTTGCAAGCACAACTACAAGCGATCGCCAATAATAATAGCTTTAAATATAGTCGTTTGTTTGCGATCGGTCTATTTACATTGTTAGAACTATCAAATCCAGATTTAGTCAAAGACGAAAAGCAACGCACTGAGGCACTAAAAACTATTGCCGCAGGCTTGCACCTGTCTGACGATAAAGTAACTAAGGATTTGGACTTATATCGTTCTAATCTAGACAAAATGACGCAAGCCCTAGCTGTGATGGCTGATATGCTATCAGCTGATCGCAAAAAACGCGAACAACGTCAGCAACAAGCTAGCACCTCAGTTGCGCCGCCAAATGAATAG
- a CDS encoding HMA2 domain-containing protein: MKQPAFSQFPNPIELQIVSNTPGRLRLKVPSEYQQHQEINQIASNLEYIFPQIEEIKTNLDSGSITIYYNGGNKTLQDALSKLPASGINLVNAPAKKLQPVTITKTVLSLNEQIKQATKETVDMRSLLTFSILAFVIKRLLPQLARWQSTILYLLLWYAVESLVKMSDNQEQADK; this comes from the coding sequence ATGAAACAACCTGCTTTTTCTCAATTCCCCAATCCTATTGAATTACAAATAGTTAGTAATACACCTGGACGTTTACGATTGAAAGTCCCTAGCGAATATCAGCAACATCAAGAAATTAACCAAATTGCTAGTAATTTAGAATATATTTTTCCGCAAATTGAGGAAATAAAGACTAATTTAGACTCAGGTAGTATTACAATTTACTACAATGGTGGCAATAAAACCTTACAAGATGCGTTAAGTAAATTGCCAGCTTCAGGTATAAATCTTGTAAATGCTCCTGCCAAAAAACTACAACCTGTAACAATAACCAAGACAGTATTGAGCTTGAATGAGCAAATCAAACAAGCAACAAAAGAGACAGTAGATATGCGATCTCTCCTCACTTTTAGTATCCTTGCGTTTGTGATTAAACGTTTACTTCCTCAACTGGCACGTTGGCAATCAACAATTTTATATTTGTTACTGTGGTATGCCGTGGAGAGTTTGGTAAAGATGAGCGATAATCAGGAACAGGCAGATAAATAA
- a CDS encoding DUF3122 domain-containing protein codes for MKLNFYKYFWRCVLVLLLALSLSIWDVNSAIALLRQHHDSPGILRYHSQVSIKDEFGYAWQVLLFKQNYNNPVPDLRLRLVAFPGVVEIAHPQPLEIEATGGKLLLASDAYALTAPAANVGEYELNEVLVKLPTINALKLYVPVKSEKPLVLNIPGSVVTEWQWLVTEIN; via the coding sequence ATGAAACTCAACTTTTACAAATATTTCTGGCGTTGCGTCCTAGTTCTGCTGCTAGCGTTGAGCTTGAGCATTTGGGATGTAAACTCAGCAATTGCACTCCTACGCCAACATCACGATTCCCCAGGAATTTTGCGTTACCATTCACAAGTATCAATCAAAGATGAATTTGGATATGCTTGGCAGGTATTGCTGTTCAAACAAAATTACAACAATCCAGTTCCAGATTTAAGGTTACGCTTGGTAGCTTTTCCGGGTGTAGTGGAAATTGCTCACCCCCAACCGTTAGAAATCGAGGCAACCGGAGGAAAATTATTGTTGGCTTCAGATGCTTATGCTTTAACTGCACCTGCTGCTAATGTTGGTGAATATGAATTAAATGAGGTTTTAGTCAAACTGCCAACAATCAATGCACTCAAATTATATGTACCAGTTAAAAGCGAAAAGCCATTGGTTCTAAATATCCCCGGATCTGTAGTCACTGAATGGCAGTGGTTGGTAACAGAAATTAATTAA
- a CDS encoding ABC transporter ATP-binding protein — translation MVLTSEPRENASLQAIWRVLGSLRNYRWASLGALISLLVLTVANTVTPQLFRWAIDQGIVKQDLQIVIYSAAWMVVAAIARGVFSFSQSYLAESASQGVAYDLRNNIFSKIQNLSFSYHDQSQTSQLLTRVTSDIEQIRTFVGTNLIQVIGSVVTLVVIAVLLLVMNWQLAVISLTSVPITAWLMTRFVRRNNQLFRQVQEKLSNLNAVLQENLIGIRVVKAFVRESVEKSRYTSLNNELVTANMKTIHSISNTFPFIFLLSNLVTLAVFAYGGAQVVGNRFSIGELVAFNSYLVLIFQPILQIGFAAPAIAQAAASATRVYEVVDTTIEIQERPNAIAFDTCGGRITFENVCFRYPGATTETLKNVSFETKPKELIAVLGMTGSGKSTVMNLIPRFYDVTRGAIRIDGRDVRDFTLKSLRRHIGIVFQETTLFSGTIRENIAYAKPNAPLDEVIEVAKTAQIHDFIASLPDGYETIVGERGVGLSGGQKQRIAIARTLLTDYSILILDDSTSAVDAKTAAEIQAELDEMMRQKACVTFVVAQRISTVKNADRILLIDKGRLVAQGTHKELMQTSPLYGAILESQVMKKTQEAVNS, via the coding sequence GTGGTTTTAACATCAGAACCCCGGGAAAATGCGTCACTACAAGCAATCTGGCGTGTACTGGGGAGTTTGAGAAACTACAGATGGGCCTCGCTGGGGGCTTTGATTAGTTTACTAGTGTTGACAGTTGCAAATACCGTTACTCCCCAATTATTTCGCTGGGCAATAGATCAGGGCATTGTCAAACAAGATTTACAGATAGTTATATATAGTGCTGCATGGATGGTAGTTGCCGCGATCGCTCGTGGTGTGTTTAGCTTTAGTCAAAGTTATTTAGCAGAATCAGCTTCTCAAGGTGTTGCTTACGACTTACGCAATAATATTTTCAGTAAGATTCAAAATCTGAGTTTTAGTTATCACGATCAGTCACAGACTTCGCAATTACTCACCCGCGTCACCAGTGATATTGAGCAGATTCGCACTTTTGTCGGTACTAACTTGATTCAAGTCATCGGTTCAGTCGTTACATTAGTGGTTATTGCGGTACTTTTACTAGTAATGAATTGGCAATTGGCTGTGATTTCTTTAACGTCAGTGCCGATCACAGCTTGGTTGATGACGCGATTTGTCAGGCGTAATAATCAACTTTTCCGGCAAGTACAAGAAAAACTGAGTAACCTTAATGCTGTATTGCAAGAGAATTTGATTGGTATCAGGGTAGTTAAAGCCTTTGTGCGGGAATCAGTGGAAAAGTCTCGTTACACCAGCCTCAATAATGAGTTAGTTACGGCTAACATGAAGACAATTCATAGCATCAGTAATACATTCCCGTTTATTTTTTTACTTAGTAATCTGGTGACGCTGGCGGTGTTTGCCTATGGAGGAGCGCAAGTTGTCGGGAATAGGTTTTCCATTGGCGAATTAGTGGCGTTTAATTCCTACCTAGTATTGATTTTCCAGCCGATTTTGCAGATTGGCTTTGCTGCACCTGCGATCGCCCAAGCTGCTGCTTCTGCAACTAGAGTTTACGAAGTAGTAGATACCACAATTGAGATTCAAGAGCGTCCTAATGCGATCGCCTTTGATACTTGTGGCGGCAGAATCACATTTGAAAATGTCTGTTTTCGTTATCCTGGCGCAACTACAGAAACCCTGAAGAATGTCTCTTTTGAAACCAAGCCCAAGGAATTAATAGCGGTTTTAGGGATGACAGGTTCGGGAAAAAGTACAGTTATGAACCTGATTCCGCGCTTTTATGATGTCACAAGGGGCGCAATTCGCATTGATGGGCGAGATGTGCGTGATTTTACCTTAAAAAGTTTACGCAGACACATTGGTATTGTTTTTCAAGAAACTACATTATTCTCTGGAACTATTCGTGAGAATATCGCCTACGCCAAACCCAATGCACCGCTAGATGAAGTGATTGAAGTAGCGAAAACCGCCCAAATCCATGATTTTATTGCTAGTTTGCCTGATGGCTACGAAACGATTGTCGGTGAACGTGGCGTTGGTTTATCTGGGGGACAAAAACAAAGAATTGCGATCGCTCGGACTTTACTTACCGATTATAGTATTTTGATTTTGGATGACAGTACTTCAGCCGTGGACGCAAAGACGGCGGCTGAAATTCAAGCTGAGTTAGATGAAATGATGCGTCAAAAAGCTTGTGTAACTTTTGTAGTAGCTCAACGCATCAGTACTGTGAAAAATGCTGACCGGATTTTGCTTATAGATAAAGGACGATTAGTAGCCCAAGGGACTCATAAGGAATTAATGCAAACCAGTCCACTCTATGGGGCAATTTTGGAATCTCAAGTTATGAAGAAAACGCAGGAAGCCGTTAACAGTTGA
- a CDS encoding ABC transporter ATP-binding protein, producing the protein MVSEPEKIQQTSTIRRFLGYFRGFRKEIPIALMLVVIGASTQAIGPFLLGWSVDNLIAKGNLPGLFWLLGLLALIYCIGISATRGQILRVGSIMQRLLAQLRQDIFLKIQSLPLSFFDRSEAGDLMSRLLNDVNTVNQAFGQTVAQILGSVLSLVGIVIAMLSINLQLGLLSNLVVPLMIFTTSLFSRWARSKFRVTRKTIGELSAKLEEDIGSVREAQAFNRVNLNIAEFDQLNAANRDANVEAVAITSAFLPSIDFLNTVATAGVLAYGGYLAVTGRATAGVVVSFLLYVQQFFRPIQILSQFYTQAQSAFAGLERIFLLLDEPAQLQDAPDATQMPPIQGEVIFEDVKFGYNSEKLVLKGVDLHAQPGQMVALVGHTGSGKTTIINLILRFYDVSGGAVKIDGIDVRSVTQASLRRQIGIVLQDNILFSGTVAENIAFGAPYASQAEIEAAAQMANVHEFITSLPQGYTTQLGERGAPLSQGQKQLISIARAVLINPRILILDEATSSIDTRTEALVQDAIARLLQGRTSFVIAHRLSTVTQADQVLVMQQGQIVEQGTHAQLIQQQGVYANLYALQLGAVATMEVG; encoded by the coding sequence ATGGTATCTGAGCCAGAGAAAATTCAGCAAACCTCAACTATCCGGCGTTTTCTGGGATACTTTCGCGGCTTTCGCAAAGAAATTCCCATTGCCTTAATGTTAGTAGTAATTGGTGCTTCGACTCAGGCGATCGGGCCATTTTTACTTGGCTGGTCAGTTGATAACCTGATAGCAAAAGGGAATTTACCGGGGTTGTTCTGGCTATTAGGGCTACTAGCTTTAATTTACTGCATTGGGATCTCGGCAACTCGCGGGCAAATTCTTCGCGTCGGTTCGATTATGCAACGATTGCTGGCTCAACTGAGGCAAGATATATTTCTTAAAATCCAGAGTCTACCACTAAGCTTTTTTGACCGCAGTGAAGCAGGCGATTTAATGAGTCGGCTATTAAATGATGTCAATACAGTAAATCAGGCTTTTGGACAAACTGTTGCCCAAATATTAGGCAGTGTTTTGAGTTTGGTGGGCATTGTCATTGCTATGCTTTCCATTAACCTACAACTCGGACTTTTAAGTAACTTAGTTGTACCACTGATGATTTTTACTACGAGCTTATTTTCACGGTGGGCAAGGAGTAAGTTTCGTGTCACACGAAAAACCATCGGCGAACTTTCTGCCAAGTTAGAAGAAGATATTGGCAGTGTGCGAGAAGCGCAAGCATTCAATCGAGTCAATCTTAATATTGCAGAATTTGACCAGCTTAACGCTGCTAATCGTGATGCCAACGTTGAGGCGGTAGCAATTACTTCTGCTTTTTTACCATCAATTGATTTCCTCAACACTGTAGCTACAGCAGGTGTACTAGCTTATGGTGGCTATCTCGCCGTTACAGGAAGGGCGACAGCAGGCGTGGTGGTATCTTTTTTGCTTTATGTGCAGCAGTTTTTTCGTCCTATCCAAATCCTCAGTCAGTTTTACACCCAAGCTCAATCTGCCTTTGCTGGGTTAGAGCGAATTTTTCTGTTGTTGGATGAACCAGCACAACTGCAAGACGCACCTGATGCTACCCAAATGCCTCCTATCCAAGGTGAGGTGATATTTGAAGATGTTAAGTTTGGCTATAACTCAGAAAAACTTGTTCTCAAAGGCGTAGATTTACACGCTCAACCAGGACAGATGGTGGCATTAGTAGGACATACTGGCTCAGGCAAAACGACCATCATTAACTTGATATTGCGTTTTTATGATGTTTCCGGTGGGGCAGTAAAAATTGATGGTATTGATGTACGTAGCGTGACTCAAGCTAGTCTACGCCGTCAAATTGGCATTGTCTTACAAGATAATATTTTATTTAGTGGGACTGTAGCCGAAAATATTGCTTTTGGTGCGCCTTATGCCTCTCAAGCCGAGATTGAAGCGGCCGCACAAATGGCAAATGTCCATGAGTTTATTACTTCTTTACCACAGGGTTACACAACTCAGTTGGGTGAACGTGGTGCGCCTCTCAGCCAAGGACAGAAACAACTGATTAGTATTGCTCGTGCCGTGTTAATCAATCCCCGCATCTTGATTTTAGATGAAGCAACCAGTAGTATAGACACTCGTACAGAAGCACTAGTGCAAGATGCGATCGCGCGTTTATTGCAAGGTCGTACAAGCTTTGTAATTGCCCACCGTCTCAGCACCGTCACCCAAGCTGATCAAGTTTTAGTTATGCAGCAAGGTCAAATTGTCGAACAGGGTACTCATGCCCAACTAATTCAGCAGCAAGGTGTTTATGCCAACCTCTACGCTCTCCAGCTGGGTGCAGTAGCAACGATGGAAGTTGGATAA
- a CDS encoding NACHT domain-containing protein, with amino-acid sequence MTSQGLKASPEGIRAAKTALTDKTLTQQKLATTLGITRQPVSKFFAGEPVSRSCFVQICQQLGLSWQKVVGLAEQPSETELQPKEVDTNALVEEVRQKRHDKILDQCRTVQMLDIAQVVPLKEIYTPVHVLEEITSQQWLEISDLMKDWRFELGFGSFGYNQHQRTLPALEAVSRHSKLMLLGKPGSGKTTFLQYLAIECSDDLRSVGDHRKFLPNQAPIFIRLKEFAEDAQSENELNFLKYLIQECRYAGIAKESILAILTGGKALILLDGLDEVPTAFFDKVFREIRKFVQTFYKNRFIITSRTSAHKCRFAGFTEVEVADFHEEQIAAFVQKWFLVVAGKNNTDGTSFGNLFIQQLNLPENQRIRELATTPLLLHLLCLVFRNKMQFPCSLEKLYEQFLDILLAKWDEIRGIKRDDSSSNFTLVAKKKLLSYIAINTFVKRDYFIAQDKIQKLIFQYLSIHTKTTQSQYDEAAVIQEVATQDGLLVERARNIYSFSHLGLQEYLTAKYIVDSYEDNARQLLAENISEERWHKIFFLTVSMLKNSDELLLLMKHKIDELLAKDQKIQTYLMWLYQKTNEVFDAQQAAKVRAFYILCDDAIDHSPNYALDWDFLANIASNQEILLDQLLFTTLTCAIELERSFEQNINNTHAFNHIHALNINFDEAIDIVKDSEFKKDLQKLRKKLPSTESNFEKLRCWWQDNGRNWNTQLRNNIIKYRDIGHDRQFDKQQVELIKQYFMANEVMINSLKYCLDCKLKRKIESELFLPVSQINWEAE; translated from the coding sequence ATGACCAGCCAAGGACTAAAAGCGTCTCCTGAAGGTATTAGAGCGGCAAAAACAGCCTTAACCGACAAAACTTTGACTCAACAAAAACTAGCAACCACCTTAGGAATTACACGTCAACCTGTATCTAAATTTTTTGCGGGTGAGCCAGTATCCCGCAGTTGTTTTGTGCAAATTTGCCAACAACTCGGACTTTCTTGGCAAAAGGTTGTTGGTTTAGCTGAACAACCTTCCGAGACAGAATTACAACCCAAAGAAGTTGATACTAATGCGTTAGTAGAGGAAGTGCGGCAAAAGCGTCATGATAAAATTTTAGACCAGTGCAGAACTGTCCAAATGTTGGATATCGCTCAGGTAGTTCCATTAAAAGAAATTTACACTCCTGTCCATGTTTTGGAAGAAATAACAAGCCAGCAATGGCTAGAAATTTCTGATCTGATGAAAGACTGGCGCTTTGAACTTGGCTTTGGCAGTTTTGGATACAACCAACATCAACGAACATTACCAGCTTTAGAAGCCGTATCACGCCATTCCAAGTTAATGCTCTTGGGTAAGCCTGGGTCTGGTAAGACAACATTTTTACAGTATCTTGCAATTGAATGTAGCGATGACCTACGGTCGGTCGGAGACCATCGCAAATTCTTGCCTAACCAAGCGCCTATTTTTATCAGATTAAAAGAATTTGCTGAAGATGCTCAAAGCGAGAATGAGTTAAATTTCTTAAAATACCTCATTCAAGAATGCCGTTATGCAGGAATTGCCAAAGAATCAATTTTAGCAATATTAACTGGAGGTAAAGCATTAATCTTACTAGATGGTTTAGATGAAGTGCCAACAGCTTTTTTTGATAAAGTTTTCAGAGAAATCCGTAAGTTTGTCCAAACATTTTATAAAAATAGATTTATAATTACTTCTCGGACTTCTGCACATAAATGCAGATTTGCAGGATTTACCGAGGTTGAAGTTGCAGATTTCCACGAAGAACAAATAGCAGCCTTCGTCCAAAAATGGTTTTTAGTAGTCGCTGGTAAAAACAATACTGATGGTACATCTTTTGGCAATTTATTTATCCAACAACTAAACTTACCAGAAAATCAAAGAATCCGTGAATTAGCCACTACACCACTGTTATTACATCTTTTGTGTCTAGTATTTAGAAACAAGATGCAGTTTCCATGTTCCTTAGAAAAATTATATGAACAGTTCTTGGATATTTTATTAGCTAAATGGGATGAAATTAGAGGGATTAAGAGAGATGATTCCTCCAGTAATTTTACCTTAGTGGCTAAAAAAAAGCTCCTTTCTTATATTGCTATTAACACTTTTGTAAAAAGAGATTATTTTATTGCTCAGGATAAAATCCAAAAATTAATATTTCAATATTTATCTATTCACACAAAAACAACTCAATCGCAGTATGATGAAGCGGCAGTCATTCAAGAAGTTGCCACACAAGATGGTTTATTAGTAGAACGAGCAAGGAATATTTATTCTTTTTCTCATCTAGGACTTCAAGAGTATCTTACAGCGAAATACATTGTTGACAGTTATGAAGATAATGCTCGGCAATTGTTAGCAGAAAATATCAGTGAAGAACGCTGGCATAAAATCTTTTTTTTAACAGTGAGTATGTTAAAAAATTCTGATGAGTTATTACTTTTAATGAAACATAAAATTGATGAGCTTTTAGCTAAAGATCAAAAAATTCAAACTTATCTGATGTGGCTGTATCAAAAAACTAATGAAGTTTTTGATGCACAACAAGCGGCTAAGGTTCGTGCTTTCTATATACTTTGTGACGATGCTATTGATCACAGTCCTAACTACGCTCTAGACTGGGATTTTCTGGCTAATATAGCTTCCAATCAGGAGATTCTGCTTGATCAGTTACTTTTTACTACTTTAACTTGTGCTATTGAACTAGAAAGGTCTTTTGAACAAAATATTAATAATACTCATGCTTTCAATCATATCCATGCACTCAATATTAATTTTGATGAGGCTATTGATATAGTTAAAGACTCTGAATTTAAGAAGGATCTACAAAAACTTAGGAAGAAACTACCTAGTACAGAAAGTAATTTTGAAAAATTGCGATGCTGGTGGCAAGATAATGGTAGAAATTGGAATACTCAATTAAGAAATAATATTATTAAATACAGAGATATTGGTCATGATCGGCAATTTGATAAACAACAAGTTGAATTAATTAAACAATATTTTATGGCTAATGAAGTTATGATAAATTCTCTTAAATATTGTTTGGACTGTAAATTAAAGCGAAAGATAGAAAGTGAATTATTTTTACCAGTTAGTCAAATTAACTGGGAGGCAGAATAA
- a CDS encoding response regulator transcription factor, with the protein MVTLSATNPKILVVDDDFGVRNLIYRFLSRKYQIESAADGRTALSLFEQFNPALVILDWNLPDTSGYNLCQEMQSRNNVLVMILTGRTEEADKIKILAAGADDFITKPFSLAEIEVRVQALLRRVRSIKPSPSQRLIFKQLAINPEGREVTLNDKPLNLTALEFNILHFLASHPGQAWSRPQLIQKIWGCDYVGDGRVVDVHIGQLRKKLEADTSVPEFIKTVRGYGYKFEIPEPTT; encoded by the coding sequence ATGGTGACGCTTTCCGCTACAAATCCCAAAATTCTTGTTGTAGATGATGATTTTGGAGTCCGTAACCTTATATATCGTTTTTTAAGCCGCAAATATCAAATAGAGTCGGCGGCTGATGGTAGAACGGCTTTGTCATTATTTGAGCAATTTAACCCAGCTTTAGTCATCCTCGATTGGAATCTTCCAGACACCAGTGGCTACAACCTTTGTCAAGAAATGCAGAGCCGTAATAATGTCTTGGTAATGATTCTCACTGGGAGAACAGAGGAAGCTGATAAGATAAAAATTTTAGCGGCTGGTGCTGATGACTTCATTACTAAGCCATTTAGTTTAGCTGAAATTGAAGTGCGTGTACAAGCGCTTTTAAGACGTGTCCGCTCGATTAAACCTTCTCCTTCACAACGCTTGATATTCAAGCAACTCGCAATTAACCCAGAAGGAAGAGAGGTGACACTCAACGATAAACCACTAAATCTCACAGCTTTGGAGTTTAATATTCTACATTTTTTAGCAAGTCATCCTGGTCAAGCTTGGAGTCGTCCTCAGTTAATCCAAAAAATATGGGGTTGCGACTACGTAGGAGATGGACGAGTAGTAGATGTACATATTGGTCAGCTACGTAAAAAGCTGGAAGCTGATACTAGTGTTCCTGAATTTATTAAAACTGTTCGTGGTTACGGGTACAAGTTTGAAATACCAGAACCTACAACGTAG